Within Actinoplanes sp. L3-i22, the genomic segment TGACGCCGTACCGAAGCAATCGAAGCGGCCCGGACCGACAGCGGTCCGGGCCGTTTCCGGTCTGCTGGAGCTCAGCGCTCCTCGTCGTGCTCCACGATCTCGGCGTCGGCGGCCGACTGGTGGTGGTGACCGTGCCGCGGGCCGGCCTCGATCTCCTCGGCGATCGGCTCCTCGTCGATCACCTCGGCGGTGAGCTGCGGCGCGTCGGCCCAGAGGGCGCGCAGCTGGCCCTGCATGAACTGGGTGAGGCGGCCCCGGTACTCCCGGTCGAAGTTCTCCAGTGCCTCGATCTGCTGCTGGAGCGCCTCACGCTTGGCGCCCAGGCTGCCGACCACGTCGTCATACCGCTGCTGGGCCTGCAGCTTCAGCTGCTCGGCGCCGTGCATCGCGTCGGCGCCGATGGACTCGGCACGCTGGCGGGCGTCGGTGACGATCTTGTCGGCGGCCCGGCGGGCCTCCTCGGCGCGGGTCTGCGCCTCGCGGGCCATCTGCTCGGCCGCGGCGCGCGCCTCGGCCATCACCCGATCGGCCTCCTGGCGCACGTTGTTCGCGTGGACCTGGGCATCCCGGGCGATCTGCTCGGCGGCGGCCAGCGCGTCGGTGCGGATCTTGTCCGCGTGGTGCTGGGCGCTCGCGACATGTTCCTCCGCGGTGCGCTGCGCCAGAGCCAGGACCTGCAGAGCCTGGTTGGGCAGGCCGGGGTTGGGCGCGATCAACTTGTGCTCCGAGGTCTCACCGTCAGTCCCATTCAGCAGCACTTCGACACGATCCTTATCTGAAATGTCAGTGTTTACTACGCACCGGTCCTGCTGGTGCCGCTCCCGCGAACCAGTGGGAACGCCATGGCCGCCGAGGGGTTTGTCAGCCATGATCGGCGGGATGCTACCAAGGTGAACCGGCACCCGGCCAGGGTCGGCGTGCACCCTGTGGACGGGGATTTGCCAGGTTGCGACCGTTTGCGTTTTTGATCCCGTTTAGGCTCGTGGGGCTCCTGTTCCGACATCCCCGAGGACCCCGATGCGACGCTGGTTCCCCCTGCTGGCCACGACGATCCTGCTGACCGGTACGCCGATGCCCGCGCACGCCGCGCCGGGCACCTCGATCGCCTACTGGGCCATGGACGAGCCGTCCGGGGCCACCAGGATGTCCGACAGCAGCGGGAACCGACTAGACGGACAGATCGGCGGCGAGGTCGGCGCCGGGACCATGGTCAACGGCGCCACCGGCTACCGGTTCGACCGGCTCGAACCGGACACCCCGCCGACCCACCCCGGCCACCTGGTCGTGGTTCCGGACGATCGGTCCCTGGATCCCGGCGACCGCGACTTCGCGGTGACGATGCGGCTGCGGACCACCGGCCACTTCGGCAACATCATCCAGAAAGGCCAGGCCACGACGGAGGGCGGGAACTTCAAACTGCAGATCCCGAACGGCCGGGTGCAGTGCTCGTTCCGCGGCGACCACGGCGTGCTGGAGGCCGACGCACCGGATCCGATCAACGACGGGGCCTGGCACGTGATCACCTGCGTCCGGGTCAGCACCGGGGTCGCGCTCGCCGTCGACGGCCGCCGGGTCGCCGGGCGGCCCGGCTGGACCGGCACCATCAGCAACAACTGGCCCCTGACGATCGGCGGCAAGCTGGACTGCGACCAGCGGACGGTCGGCTGCGACTACTACGCCGGTGACCTGGACTTCGTCAGCATCGACACGGCCTGAGGCGCCCGCGGCCCCGGACGGTAACCGAACGGCCATGAAAATTCCACCTTCGTCGATGCAATTTTTTGCCCACTGGCACCCGTCTTTCAGGATGGAACCCACCATCCCGAACGAGGAGCTTCATTGGGCAAGACGACCAAGCGCCGACGCACGCCCGTGTGGGCCCTCTGCACCCTGATCCTCGGGTCGCTGCTCGTGGTGGGTGGCCTCGGCGGCGCGATCGGACTACGCGCGACCCTGGCCGCGGCCACCAACAAGGTCGACCTGGAGCCACTGCTCCCGTCCGCCCCGGTCGAGGAGAAGAAGAACACCAGCCTCGACGGGGCGAAGAACATCCTGCTCGTCGGCATCGACCAGCGGCCCAAGGAGACGAACGGCGAGCCGCTGCGCTCCGACTCGATCATCCTGCTGCACATCAACGAGGACCACAGCAGCGCCTACATGATCTCGCTCCCCCGGGACAGCTACGTCTACATCCCGGCCTACGACAACAAACAGCACAAATGGAACGGCGGAAAAGCGAAGATCAACGCCGCCTTCGCGTACGGGACGTGGGGCCTGAAGGGGAACGCCGCGCTGCAGCACGGCTTCGAGCTGCTCACCCTGACGATCAAGGACCTGACCGGCATCACCCCGGACGCCGGCGCGATCATCGACTTCCAGGGCTTCCGCGACGTGGTCAACGTGCTCGGCAAGGTCTGCATGTACGTGGACACCAAGACCACGTCCATCCACCTGGGCAAGGACTCGAAGGGCAACACCGCCAAGCCGTTCGTGATCAACCCGACCGGCACGGTCAACCACGCGATCAGCGGGGTGAAGCCGAACGTCTACACCAAGGGCAACCACTGCTTCAACCCGAGCCAGGCGCTGGACTTCGTGCGCCAGCGGGACCTGCTCGAGGACCACTCGCTCGACTACGGGCGGCAGCGGCACCAGCAGCAGTTCTTCAAGGCGATCATCAACCAGGCGATCAAGGACGGGATGGACTCGCCGACCAAGCTGCCGGCGCTGCTGGGCGCGTTCGGCAAGGCGATGACGGTCGACAACGGGGGGATCGACCTGGCGGACTGGGCGCTGGCGATGCGCGGCCTGAAGCCCGACAAGATCGTCACCATCAAGACGAACGAGGGTCAGCTGAACTCGAAGGACGTCGACGGGGTCGGGAGCGTGGAGAAGCTCACCGCGGACAGCATGGACCTGCTGAAGGCGATCAAGAGCGATCGGATCGACAAGTTCCTGCTGGGGCATCCGAAGTTCGTGGCGACCGCCTGACGGCGTACGTCGGCAATGGTCTGATCGGGAGAAGGCCGGACCGCAACTCGCGGGCCGGCCTTTCCTGCATCTACCTCGCGCTCGCGGTCAGTTTCGCGATCCGGTCAGCGGAAGCCGCGGGCCAGGCGGTGGTAGGCCTGGTTCCAGCGGACCTCCTTGGTGAACTGCCGCGTCGTCGTGTCCGCGTCGATGAGCAGCAGCTCGGTGCCGACCATGTCGGCCAGGTCGGCCAGTTCCTCCGCGCCGACCGCCGAGGAGAGCACGGTGTGGTGCGGGCCCCCCGCGGTCAGCCAGCACTCGGCCGAGGTGGACAGCGACGGCGCCGGCTTCCAGACCGCGCGCGCGACCGGCAGCTTCGGCAGCGGCTCGGTCGGCGCGACCACCTCGATCTCGTTGGCGACCAGGCGGAACCGCTCCCCCAGGTCGGCCAGGCCGAGCACGATCGCCTTACCCGGGGTGGCGTCGAAGACCAGGCGGACCGGGTCCTCCCGGCCGCCGATGCCGAGCGGGTGGATCTCCAGCTTCGGCGTGGACGCGGCGATCGACGGGCAGACCTCGAGCATGTGCGCACCGAGGATGACCTCGTTGCCCGGCGTGAGGTCGTAGGTGTAGTCCTCCATGAAGGAGGTGCCGCCGCCCGGGACCATCGCCTTCAGCGTGTGCACCAGGACCGACGTCTTCCAGTCGCCCTCGCCGCCGAAGCCGTAGCCGTCGGCCATCAGCCGCTGCACGGCCAGGCCGGGCAGTTGCCGGAGTCCGCCCAGGTCCTCGAAGTTGCTGGTGAACGCCTTGAAGCCGCCCTCCGTCAGGAACTGCCGGAGTCCGATCTCGATCCGTGCGCCGTAGCGCAGGGAATCGCGGCGCTCGTTGAGCAACGGCTCCGAAATTTCGTATATGTCGGAATATTCCCCGACCAGTTTGTCTATCTCTTCTTCTGCTACTTGATCAACTACCGCGACCAGGTCGTTGACGCCGTAGGTGTTGACCGAGACGCCGAAACGCAACTGCGCCTCGACCTTGTCCCCCTCGGTCACCGCCACGTCCCGCATGTTGTCGCCGAACCGGGCCAGCTTCAGGTTCCGCATCGCGGAGTACCCGCGGGCGGCCCGCACCCAGGTCGCGATCCGGGCGACCACGGCCGGGTTGCTGACGTGCCCGGCCACGGTCTTGCGCGGCACCCCGAGCCGGGTCTCGATGAACCCGAACTCCCGGTCGCCGTGCGCGGCCTGGTTCAGGTTCATGAAGTCCATGTCGATCTCGGACCAGGGCAGCGCCACGTTGTGCTGCGTGTGCAGGTGCAGCAGCGGGGCGCGCAGCGCGTCCAGGCCGGCGATCCACATCTTGGCCGGCGAGAACGTGTGCATCCAGGTGATCACGCCGAGCACGCCCGGCGTGGACGAGGCCCGGCGGCACACGTCCAGGATCTGCTCCGGGCTGGTCAGCACCGGCTGCCAGACCACGTCCGCGTCGAGCTGGTCGTTCAGCAGCGCGGCGATCTCCCGGGACTGCGAGGCGACCTGGTCCAGCGTCTCCGGGCCGTACAGCCCCTGGCTGCCGGTCAGGAACCAGATTTCCCCGTTGCTGTCGCTCATCTCGTCCTCCGTGTGACCAGTCGCTGCAGAACAATGAAGCCGAACAGCAGGACGCCGACGACGATCCGGGTCCATGCCGAGTTCAGGTCACCCTGGAAGTTGATGATCGTGCCGATCATGCCGTAGACCAGCACGCCGAGCAGGCTGCCGACGACGTACCCGGCGCCGCCGGTGAGCAGCACGCCACCGATGACGCAGGAGGCGATCGCGTCCAGCTCGGTGCCGGTGCCCTGCAGCGCGTGTCCCGAGGTGGAGTTGATCGTGAAGAGCACCCCGCCGAGCGCGGCGCAGAACCCGCTGACGGTGTAGACGGCGATCCGGGTCCGGGCCACCGGCAGACCCATCAGCAGCGCGGAGTCGGCGCTGCCGCCGATCGCGTAGACGTTGCGCCCGAACCGGGTCCAGGCCAGCACCGCGGCCGCGATCAGCACGACGGTCAGCGCCGTGATCGCGGTCGGGGTGGTCCTGGTGTGCTCGCCGAGCGGGATGCGCATGTCGGAGAGCGTGGTCCAGATCTTGTCCCGGATCGGGATCGACTCCTGGTTGATGAACAGCGCCAGACCCCGGGCCAGGAACAGCCCGGCCAGGGTGGCGATGAACGGCTCCACCTTGAAGTAGTGGATCACCGCGCCCATGCCGGCGCCGAGCAGCGCGCCGATCAGCAGCACCAGTGGCAGGACCAG encodes:
- a CDS encoding laminin G domain-containing protein; the protein is MRRWFPLLATTILLTGTPMPAHAAPGTSIAYWAMDEPSGATRMSDSSGNRLDGQIGGEVGAGTMVNGATGYRFDRLEPDTPPTHPGHLVVVPDDRSLDPGDRDFAVTMRLRTTGHFGNIIQKGQATTEGGNFKLQIPNGRVQCSFRGDHGVLEADAPDPINDGAWHVITCVRVSTGVALAVDGRRVAGRPGWTGTISNNWPLTIGGKLDCDQRTVGCDYYAGDLDFVSIDTA
- a CDS encoding LCP family protein, translated to MGKTTKRRRTPVWALCTLILGSLLVVGGLGGAIGLRATLAAATNKVDLEPLLPSAPVEEKKNTSLDGAKNILLVGIDQRPKETNGEPLRSDSIILLHINEDHSSAYMISLPRDSYVYIPAYDNKQHKWNGGKAKINAAFAYGTWGLKGNAALQHGFELLTLTIKDLTGITPDAGAIIDFQGFRDVVNVLGKVCMYVDTKTTSIHLGKDSKGNTAKPFVINPTGTVNHAISGVKPNVYTKGNHCFNPSQALDFVRQRDLLEDHSLDYGRQRHQQQFFKAIINQAIKDGMDSPTKLPALLGAFGKAMTVDNGGIDLADWALAMRGLKPDKIVTIKTNEGQLNSKDVDGVGSVEKLTADSMDLLKAIKSDRIDKFLLGHPKFVATA
- the araA gene encoding L-arabinose isomerase codes for the protein MSDSNGEIWFLTGSQGLYGPETLDQVASQSREIAALLNDQLDADVVWQPVLTSPEQILDVCRRASSTPGVLGVITWMHTFSPAKMWIAGLDALRAPLLHLHTQHNVALPWSEIDMDFMNLNQAAHGDREFGFIETRLGVPRKTVAGHVSNPAVVARIATWVRAARGYSAMRNLKLARFGDNMRDVAVTEGDKVEAQLRFGVSVNTYGVNDLVAVVDQVAEEEIDKLVGEYSDIYEISEPLLNERRDSLRYGARIEIGLRQFLTEGGFKAFTSNFEDLGGLRQLPGLAVQRLMADGYGFGGEGDWKTSVLVHTLKAMVPGGGTSFMEDYTYDLTPGNEVILGAHMLEVCPSIAASTPKLEIHPLGIGGREDPVRLVFDATPGKAIVLGLADLGERFRLVANEIEVVAPTEPLPKLPVARAVWKPAPSLSTSAECWLTAGGPHHTVLSSAVGAEELADLADMVGTELLLIDADTTTRQFTKEVRWNQAYHRLARGFR
- the yjfF gene encoding galactofuranose ABC transporter, permease protein YjfF, translated to MTVMSPEPVTKHPAINPRRRVYRPNSKYIPILATLALLVAMYLGGVGNYRNFDQPSVVVNLFRDNAVLLVVAVGMTFVIITGGIDLSVGAVISLTTTLTATLLQGGWPPLLVLPLVLLIGALLGAGMGAVIHYFKVEPFIATLAGLFLARGLALFINQESIPIRDKIWTTLSDMRIPLGEHTRTTPTAITALTVVLIAAAVLAWTRFGRNVYAIGGSADSALLMGLPVARTRIAVYTVSGFCAALGGVLFTINSTSGHALQGTGTELDAIASCVIGGVLLTGGAGYVVGSLLGVLVYGMIGTIINFQGDLNSAWTRIVVGVLLFGFIVLQRLVTRRTR